In the Flavobacterium pallidum genome, one interval contains:
- the rfbD gene encoding dTDP-4-dehydrorhamnose reductase has translation MVVLVTGSSGQLGQSLQKIAANHPQIIFHFYSSSELDITDLAQCETVFSAVKPSYCINAAAYTAVDKAESEPAKAFAVNVTGPENLAKVCREFGTLLIHISTDFVFDGNADKPYTEEDLPNPTGVYGKTKLEGEKAIAAIWDKHFIVRTSWVYSDFGNNFRKTMLRLASEKTSLSVVNDQFGTPTNALDLAEALITMIRSGKNTFGIYNFSNEGQCSWYDFANKIFEINKIKIDLQPIPTTHYPTPAKRPYFSVLDKSKIKKTFGIEISNWETSLKNK, from the coding sequence ATGGTAGTTTTAGTAACCGGTTCTTCTGGACAATTGGGGCAGTCATTGCAGAAAATAGCAGCAAACCATCCACAGATCATTTTCCATTTTTATAGCTCGTCTGAACTTGATATCACAGACTTAGCACAATGCGAAACAGTTTTTTCTGCTGTAAAACCTTCATATTGCATCAACGCTGCGGCGTATACAGCAGTTGATAAGGCCGAAAGCGAACCGGCGAAAGCATTTGCCGTAAACGTGACAGGTCCTGAAAACCTGGCGAAGGTTTGCAGGGAATTCGGGACATTGCTTATACATATTTCCACAGATTTTGTTTTCGACGGAAATGCAGACAAACCTTACACCGAAGAAGACCTGCCCAATCCAACGGGTGTTTACGGTAAGACAAAATTAGAAGGTGAAAAAGCCATTGCTGCGATTTGGGATAAGCATTTCATTGTCAGGACCTCCTGGGTTTATTCTGATTTTGGCAATAATTTCAGGAAAACAATGTTAAGGCTTGCTTCAGAAAAAACGAGTTTATCGGTGGTTAACGATCAATTCGGAACACCTACAAACGCTTTGGATTTAGCCGAGGCTTTGATAACAATGATAAGGAGTGGGAAAAATACTTTCGGGATTTACAATTTCAGCAATGAAGGACAGTGTTCATGGTATGATTTTGCAAATAAAATATTTGAAATCAATAAAATTAAAATAGATTTACAGCCAATTCCGACAACACATTATCCAACGCCGGCGAAGCGTCCGTATTTTAGTGTTCTGGATAAAAGTAAAATAAAGAAAACGTTTGGAATTGAAATCAGTAATTGGGAAACGAGCTTAAAAAATAAATAG
- the rfbC gene encoding dTDP-4-dehydrorhamnose 3,5-epimerase — MNFIETELEGCFIIEPKLIYDGRGYFMESFNERIFREKTGTDTHFVQDNQSFSSKGVLRGLHYQTGDHVQAKLVRVLQGEVLDVAVDLRPGSPTFGKHADVILSAENQRQFFVPRGFAHGFLVLSETATFFYKCDNFYNKESEGGIMYNDPDINIDWQFNPANLIISEKDQFLDNLANARKIW; from the coding sequence ATGAACTTCATCGAAACGGAACTCGAAGGCTGTTTTATCATCGAGCCGAAACTGATTTATGACGGAAGAGGTTATTTCATGGAAAGTTTCAATGAAAGGATTTTCCGCGAAAAAACCGGTACGGATACTCACTTTGTCCAGGACAATCAATCATTTTCGTCGAAAGGGGTACTCAGGGGACTGCATTACCAGACCGGCGATCATGTACAGGCAAAGCTCGTCAGGGTATTGCAGGGAGAGGTACTGGATGTAGCTGTGGATCTCCGACCCGGGTCACCAACTTTCGGAAAACATGCCGATGTCATACTTTCGGCTGAAAATCAACGCCAGTTCTTTGTTCCAAGGGGCTTTGCACATGGATTTCTGGTGCTTAGCGAGACGGCTACTTTTTTTTATAAATGCGATAATTTTTACAACAAAGAATCCGAAGGCGGCATTATGTATAATGATCCTGACATTAATATCGACTGGCAATTCAATCCAGCCAACCTGATCATCTCTGAAAAAGACCAATTTCTCGACAATCTCGCCAACGCAAGAAAAATATGGTAG
- a CDS encoding glycosyltransferase family 2 protein, giving the protein MKSNPEISIVSPIYKAEGFLDKLVAEIEKAMLTLDVDYEIILVDDRSKDNSWEIMKVLSSKKPHVKSVRLSRNFGQHPAIMAGLSQAKGEWTVVMDCDLQDQPKEIVKLYNKAQEGFEVVQARRKNREDSFLKKLSSKIFSKVYGYFTDTKYDNEIANYGIYHKQVIKSVLEVSDYIKFFPLFIAFVGYKSTSIIVEHAPRDSGTTSYSFSKLVSLAFNTIISFSNKPLKLFVKFGMIISLLSFCVGIYYIYQAMHHEIEVLGFTSIMVSIWFLSGIIITTIGVVGIYVGKIFDQTKNRPVYIIDEII; this is encoded by the coding sequence GTGAAGAGTAATCCTGAAATATCGATTGTAAGCCCGATTTATAAAGCGGAGGGTTTTTTAGACAAATTGGTCGCTGAAATCGAAAAGGCCATGCTTACCCTCGATGTTGATTATGAAATAATTCTCGTTGATGACAGAAGCAAAGACAATTCATGGGAAATCATGAAAGTCCTGTCTTCAAAAAAACCCCACGTGAAAAGTGTCCGGCTCAGTCGGAATTTCGGGCAGCATCCCGCAATTATGGCAGGATTAAGCCAGGCGAAAGGGGAGTGGACTGTCGTCATGGATTGTGATTTACAAGACCAGCCGAAAGAAATCGTAAAACTCTACAACAAGGCACAGGAAGGTTTCGAAGTCGTGCAGGCAAGAAGGAAAAACAGGGAAGACAGTTTCCTGAAAAAGCTTTCATCGAAGATTTTCTCTAAAGTTTACGGTTACTTTACAGATACAAAGTACGATAATGAAATAGCAAATTATGGGATTTACCATAAGCAAGTCATTAAGTCAGTGCTGGAGGTATCCGATTACATCAAGTTTTTCCCATTATTCATAGCTTTTGTCGGATACAAATCTACATCCATCATTGTGGAACATGCACCAAGGGATTCGGGAACGACAAGTTATAGTTTTTCGAAATTGGTGAGCCTGGCTTTCAATACCATAATTTCGTTCTCGAATAAACCGTTGAAGCTTTTTGTGAAATTCGGAATGATCATTTCCCTGCTGTCATTTTGCGTCGGGATTTATTATATTTATCAGGCGATGCATCATGAAATCGAAGTGCTCGGATTTACCTCGATCATGGTTTCAATATGGTTTTTATCCGGCATTATCATAACAACGATCGGCGTCGTAGGGATTTATGTCGGAAAGATATTCGACCAGACTAAAAACAGGCCTGTATATATTATCGACGAAATCATATGA